A window of Pirellula sp. SH-Sr6A contains these coding sequences:
- a CDS encoding DUF1570 domain-containing protein encodes MHSHPHPADPQPPFPPKDPRSVTRSGLHPKGRKVCDRRNWIAAAAALSVHTLSLGSRIRCLDAQESSGTSTDASVPDLGFMTSIRYRENGEAKSVQGELVAERDGFGLLVLDADGALTAISPEELVAKESQTGLLEPTKPVELGQKMLRWMPPNSRVLDSDHFLLCYNTTEAYARWNVDLYERLYRGFHRFWKSKGFELTAPRFPLVSLIFETKADYVRYASQEFQGAENTFGYYHQGTNRLASYDLTGVEGMLPSNMRVNRDILVQQILSRPEAERTVATIVHEACHQIAFNCGLQTRLGASPLWLSEGLATYFESPDLTSKGGWGGIGKINQHNYNNLVQYIPLRTADSLALLLSDDNRLRNGETMTHCYAEAWGLTHFLVQTRSKDFVKYLQLIREIPVGTQPPTRERLDLFRSCFGEDLAKLDRDFLRHLQRLR; translated from the coding sequence ATGCACTCCCACCCCCATCCTGCTGATCCCCAACCTCCGTTTCCTCCGAAAGATCCGCGCTCGGTCACGCGTTCCGGGCTTCACCCAAAGGGTCGCAAAGTCTGCGATCGGAGGAATTGGATCGCTGCCGCGGCTGCCCTTTCGGTCCACACCCTGTCTCTAGGCTCACGCATTCGCTGCCTCGACGCTCAAGAGTCCTCCGGAACTTCAACAGACGCCTCCGTCCCTGACTTGGGCTTCATGACCTCTATCCGGTACCGCGAGAACGGAGAAGCCAAATCGGTTCAAGGAGAATTGGTGGCGGAACGGGATGGCTTCGGGCTCCTGGTCCTCGATGCCGATGGAGCACTCACCGCGATATCTCCAGAGGAATTGGTGGCCAAAGAATCCCAGACCGGTCTGCTCGAACCCACCAAACCGGTCGAACTGGGACAAAAGATGCTGCGTTGGATGCCCCCGAACAGCCGCGTCCTCGACAGCGATCACTTCCTCCTTTGCTACAACACAACGGAAGCCTACGCGCGATGGAATGTCGATCTGTACGAACGACTCTACCGCGGATTCCATCGCTTCTGGAAATCCAAAGGTTTCGAGCTCACGGCGCCCCGCTTTCCATTGGTTTCGCTCATCTTCGAAACCAAAGCGGATTACGTCCGCTATGCGAGCCAAGAATTTCAAGGCGCGGAGAATACATTCGGCTATTACCACCAAGGTACGAACCGTCTTGCCTCGTATGACTTGACCGGTGTCGAGGGAATGCTTCCCAGCAATATGCGAGTCAATCGCGATATATTGGTGCAACAAATCCTGTCCCGCCCAGAAGCGGAACGGACCGTCGCTACCATCGTCCACGAAGCCTGCCACCAAATCGCTTTCAATTGCGGACTGCAAACTCGACTTGGAGCTAGCCCGCTTTGGCTGAGCGAAGGACTGGCGACCTATTTCGAATCCCCTGACTTGACCAGCAAAGGAGGATGGGGAGGAATCGGGAAGATCAATCAACACAACTACAACAATCTCGTTCAATATATCCCGCTCCGAACCGCCGATTCGCTTGCCCTCCTTCTTTCCGACGATAACCGATTGCGAAACGGGGAAACCATGACCCACTGCTACGCGGAGGCGTGGGGGCTCACCCATTTCTTGGTCCAAACCCGCTCCAAAGACTTCGTCAAATACCTTCAGCTCATTCGTGAAATCCCCGTGGGAACCCAACCCCCCACGAGAGAACGGCTCGATCTCTTCCGCTCCTGCTTCGGCGAGGATCTGGCTAAACTCGACCGAGACTTCCTTCGCCACCTGCAGCGTCTTCGATAA
- a CDS encoding co-chaperone GroES, whose product MAKKSTNFDYIEPIGYRVLVRKDEPKRETRGGIALPDAAEIPTITGRIVTISQQIEHDEDVPLKQYDKILFHPKNAIPVDFEVDNQLYVIPVEDVVAVFRSKPPADLD is encoded by the coding sequence ATGGCAAAAAAATCTACGAACTTTGACTACATCGAACCCATCGGTTACCGCGTGCTCGTCCGTAAAGACGAGCCAAAACGGGAAACTCGCGGAGGGATCGCACTCCCCGACGCGGCGGAAATCCCCACCATTACCGGACGAATCGTTACGATTAGCCAGCAGATCGAACACGATGAGGATGTGCCCCTCAAACAGTACGACAAAATTCTTTTTCACCCCAAAAACGCAATACCCGTCGATTTCGAAGTCGACAACCAACTTTATGTGATCCCCGTAGAAGATGTGGTTGCGGTCTTCCGCAGCAAGCCGCCCGCCGATCTCGACTAG